From Triticum aestivum cultivar Chinese Spring chromosome 7B, IWGSC CS RefSeq v2.1, whole genome shotgun sequence:
acccatcctcatgccatcacatggccatgcaagtatgtatccaacaacataatgctttccgaaacttactttccacttgtgtgcatgaaatataacattcaaagaaatgttcataaacatgccatgactatactagaatgcaacatgcaacaaccactcatcatatcaagagttcaaacatgcttgcctggttcggagtagttagagtttaactgtgtgaagtttgcagctccgtcacctcctccggtatctacggtataagaaaaaataCGTACGTAACGTAAATACTGTGAGTGAACAGAAAAGTATTCcaaaaatttttcaaataaatatgacaaaaaactagacagaaaaataaagatgacagaaaaagaatcaatcaaaaaccattttctgcttaaaagttataagagttttggtctaaggacccatctgtaatgaaacagaaagtttccagggggttctgcggaaaagtccagaaaacgtttcgtttaaaagaaacggctgagaaactgacaggcgggctccacccgtcaggtttgaattttcaaacgagggaaacagagcgcgacggcgcccgagaggtgcggtggtcgccggcggcgatccacggcgaggcaaggtgatcgggggttaccttcgtgatcagtgcacctttccgcgtctgtgggtggtggtggtggtcgccggcgagcactgtgtcgacggcggcccttgctccagcGAACGGCGGTTCGGGCGGTCGTGGACCTCGTCGGAGATAGCTGCGAGGGTtaaattggagtgggggttagccTCCTGgtggtggtacgaggctacgggcaagagcagggcggcggaggagttctcaccgaagAGAATGTTGCCGGaacccgaggcggacggaggtggccggagtcgaggaagaaaggcccctcgaggctcttccagtggctaggcggggtctggtgaggtggtggagttgtgcgggggcgagagcaagctcgggggtgctatttatagccggcccgaggcggttgccgtgaacggataagtccggcgagtgattacagtggcgctgtggctggacggtcggcttaggagcttgagcatcatCTAGATGGAGCATTGGTGCCATTTCAGCGTCCAACTCAGCACGGGTGGGGTGGTTACAGCCTGTCCTCGACGAAACGGCCGCGCGGCAtgtcggcggcagagaacgcgctatgcgcgtgccaggccacggcgacggtgctgcgtgcgtgcgctggcaaggaggtggccacgcagAGCTCTCAGGAggattgggcggcgccgaacggcgttatgccgcagtgttgccccctgtcggctgttacggtggttctgccgccgcaaagcacgccggcgcaggcgggccagggcgccaccgacgccaggaaggcgccaagcgcgcgtgtggtgctccggacaagagggaggggctgcgagcaacGAGCCAAAAGCACAGTGGACATGTGACTAAAGTTACTGACggagaaacgacactgaaactctgaatttactgaatatgaacagtaacagtgcatgccaagtgttcgacagaatgattctggcatgtagggatttttccttgagctggtttttggtggagtggtctctcattgcagctaggggttgcctgaattttggtggaatttttggagaagtgtagatatgaatttcaccaaatgtggcaaatctggtccaaacttgcagagggtgaattttgaaatatttgaaaagaagaagagtggatcaagatggttctaggttgtgggtgcaaaggactatccaggagagttggtttgggatcaagaatcaaaggcattagggtacttgctttgcaaatcacctaggctcaaaagaaaggacaaaattattttgggaaaagaaataattggaagaaaatccaaaaatggattttattagtttggacagaatgtttgggttgcaccaaagtggaaggagggggtTTTGGGGAagttttaccataagaggcatagtaaacaagaatggatcaaaatcaaacaaaagcccaaaaccaaaaggttttctttttagaagaaactaaatccaagaaaagatttttgagagggcaaacttagaagagggtttttaagaagggtttaaatgaccttcttcaaaccaaggaaggccctttctgaaaacaaaaccacaaaatttttggggtgtcacacttcatcggtgaagcagaggtgtgtgcggcgcctctgtgtcgggctatgtcgcgacgcagtccggctgcgtctgactggttatatttggcccggccggatttgctgttggtgtatccggtatgacggtcatcgtcatgtgctgcggcGCCCCCCCGTGATCCGtggatcgatcttggttgtcctgcggcgttatccagtctatcgcgcaggtcctgagtattgccccgggccgtagtaaactggtgcgggggtgcaggctggtattcgggctgatatgccgttttatcccgacctcgaggcggccggtcagccgtgtggcgctcgagtccatattcctcggctgccaggacttctatccatctatctgtgagcaggtcttgatcagcttgaagctgatgctgcttcttcttcaggcttctcacagtggcaataagccggcgcttgaagcgctcctactccgcggggtcctcgggcatgccgaactcgtcgtcgccgaggctaatctcgtcttcggaggagggcatgtagttgtcctcctccggatacccgtctgtcgcctgttcgtctgggctatcctgcccatcttcctgctcgtcctactcgaaggcgggctgatcggggttgtattcatcgtcggcaccgtccagattgttttcatctccggtgccggtattgccttggcggggcttggagcggcgctggtgacgcccatgctttgctttcttcttggaggggttatcctccgttgcctcatcgccattggtttctttcggagtgtccatcatatatatatcatatgaggaggtggctgtccaccgccctgtgagcagtggctcctgtacgtctcctgcatcgtcgtccatatcgtcgatgtcttcgaagtcgaagtcaagcacgtcggttaaatcatcgaccgtggcaataaagagggtggtgggtgggcagcgaattccttcgtcagctgcttcccactcaagccggacatagttcggcccagagcctcctgacaaagagagagactttaatgagttcagcatgtcgccaaagggcgagtgctgaaagatgtccgcagcggtaaactccattaccggagcccaacctggctcggctagctcgagagtgtgcggaccgggaccaacaaccggatacgagtgcgggggcccggggttacaggcctccatagaggtgagacatgtgttcggctccaccgccgatgagtgtgcggcctgcggggcggggtccacccctccgtccttgggcgacgcaacctgctccggatttagatccggggctgccGCAGGGATCTACCTCCGCCCCTCCAACGTCCTCTCCCAGAAGCAAGAGGGTGCCCAGTTTTGCTTGAATCTCTTGACTACATGCACTGGAAATGAAAAGAATTGTCCGAaggctttacaagggcaatatcaaAGTCATGTTAAGAAgtccaccatcattcttgaagcagttgaaTCACATGACTTTGGATTTGGCATGCTCGGGTCCCACAATGACATCAGTGTGCTACAACGATCGCCGTATCTATCTTCCATGGGCTACCTTTGTCAACATCATATCAAATCCTAGTTGGCCAGAAAAAGGCTCACTTTGCCTAAAAACAAGAAGCAACTAAAAAGGTGTCAAGAGGGCATTTGAAGTTCTTCAGTCCTGTTTTGCAATTGTTCCTGGACCTGCAAAACAATAGGATCCGAataccttgtgggaggtgatgacatgtgtgatgatgcacaacatgatcatcaagGATGAGGGTGACGATGTTGCCGCGGCTCTGAAATTTGAGAACATGGATGATCCTATCTAACTTCCGGACAAGAATCCGACCAGCGGCCACATTTaaagagtttattcaaatgcatcaacaaattcggcatcgaccaactcacgagcagctaaaggaagatctgattgagcatcagTGGTCGATGaaaggggacaacaatgttgggatgtaatatttgaacCTTTTTAGATTTAAACTAATGTTGCATGCGGCTGTTTGAACGTCTGTATCCTTTGCATGCGGCTATTTCATCGTGCAGActtgaaaaaaaaaagaggaagaccGGATTTGTGTGTCTACGGTTAGATGACGTCCTCCCGTATTCTTATTCGTGGGTCCCCCTGTTCGCGGatggatgcgggaggaaatttgcaggtcaccgttggagatgcccttaggaggATAGTTGTATCTTTAATCCATCAGGGTTTATGTTTTCGGGGCTGCTACACGTCGGCCAACTTTTTTAGTCGGATCTGACATAGATCTAGCGGGGTGAACTTCTTTTCTCTATTTTGCAACAGAGATTTTGGTGAAACATTTGTAACAGAGATTATGCTTCGGAATTTTTGtgcaacaagatctttgttgcaatgtttctacaacaagatctttgttgcaaagCATAAGAAGATCCGTGGACCGACGCATAGCAGGCTTCTTAAGTTTTAGACTTAAtattggtgctcgcattatttctgtaTTTATTTTAGGCTTTCGGCGGGcgttcagtggaaggagacgtttcCATTAACTGTGTGGCGTTTAAGGTGATTTCGTAAAATCTTAAGATGGTATGCCGACTTAGTcttttgaaggtgctcataggggatAAAGTGTGTATGCGTGCGTGCGTTGATAGGGGCCAGTGTGTGCTTGTGTATGTGAACGACTTTGACTGTTAAAAAAAATAGAGACGTGCATATGCAAGTCAAGTACGGCCCAGTAACTAGTTGGGCCTGTATGGACCTCGGTCCGGCCCAACTATCTGGGCCTTCAACGTAGCAGCTCGAGAAAGAATTGGGAGGGACGCGCCAGCCGGCAGGCAGATCTCACCATTTTTTGGTTGTTGTTTCGAACGCACTCCACTCCTCCTCTACCGGCTTCCGCTGCCGGCCGCGGCCGTccccacccaccaccaccaccgcgaCCGCAACCGCAAGTGCGCAACCACCGCGGGACAGCGGGGCCTGCGGCGAGCTCGGGGGAGCGAGGATGAGCGGGGCGGCGCTGTGCGCGGCGCTGACGGAGCTGGGGTTCGACGGGGAGGACCCGCTGGACGCGGACGCGCTCGAGTGGCCCTTCCAGTACGAGGAGGCGCGCCCGCTGCTCGCCTGGATCTGCTCCTGCCTCCGCCCCTCCAACGTCCTCTCCCCGTCCCACCTCTCGCAGTGAGCCCCAAATCCCCCcacccccctctcccctccccccagCCTGCTTCTTTCCTCTCTCTACTACTGCAACGACTTTCTTGCGGGGGTCTCGGTTTCGTTTGGTTTCTGCTGCTGGCGCGCTTGTTCGGATTGTGGTTCTACTAGTCGACCTGCGGTTTGATGCTTGGGATTGGAGGGACTCGGCGTCAGTGAGATTTGGGGAGCTTGGGTGCTGATTTGTACCGGAATTTCTGCGGTTTGCCCGGGGAGCTACGGTGCATTAGGGTTCTAGTGGCGGGTTTCTGTATCTGTCAGGGGAAATTTTGGAGATTAGCTGGAAATGCCAGGATTTTCTGATCCCCGCGACGAACTGCTCTACAGTTCTGACCGCAATTTGACTAAGCATGGGTCATGTATCATAGGCTTTCATGTGGTTTGATAATCGCACTTCAGTAATTGACTTTTAACCACTCAACAATGGACTTCTTACAAATTAATTAAGGGAAGTTGTGTTAACTATATGCTGGTCTCCTGTAAAAAAACTTGGTTTTTTTGCTGTATCATACTTGGGGAATTTTGGTGCTTCAAAATTTATGAATTTGTTCGCACTTTGTGGTTATAAATAGCCGAATGTGCTTATAATATTCAGTTACCAAATAGAATTGCACTTGCATTGATGGATTTTTGGCCTTGCTCTTGCCTGAATTATATGTGCATGATTACATTTTTAATGACTGACAGGTATGAGCAACTCGTGGAAGAGGGGAGACTGCTAGAGGTATGTCCACCCACTGGGACATTTTTGTGCTGTCTAGTTTTAGTATTTCTGTAATCTCTAAGAATATAGGATGTGCTGCGACCTTAGAAGTGAGTTCAAGATGCCAGATGGCAGATGGCACAGTATAACGAGTCTTTAATCAAATAAAGTAGTAAAAGAACTTGTACCATTTCTTGGAAATAAACTAGGCATTGGTAAATTCTCAGTTTTTGTTGGAAAATACAAACCATCTATGAATTTATCCTATCCAAGATCTGAAACCCTGCTCGCAAACATTTGAGTTAAAAACATTAATTAAATTCTTGCAAATGTTTGGAGTTTGCACCCATATATCATGTAAGTGAGTCGTTAGCACTTAACAGTCTCCTGATATATTGTCTAAATGCAACAGCTCTTCTATGCATTATAAACACCTATTTCTCCATTGTCAAACATTTAACTCTTGCAATGCCCTGTATTATTTGCTCAGGGTGAGGATTTGGACTCTGCTTTTGATAGTATTTCAGCCTTTTCAAGCAAGAAAGACAATCAAGAGGCTGTCTTTGAAGCAGAAGAAACTATTCTTGACATTCGGTATGCGCCAACTTTCACTttttataaactactccctccgtcctttgaagagtgtacttccaacattgttggaaagtcaaacatttttatgtttgaccgtatttatacaataatacaccaacatttatgtcatcaaattagtagcattagattcataataaaatatattttcatcatatatctatttggtttcacaaacattgatatatttttgcataaactcagtcaaactttgagatagtttgaccctccaacaatgttggaagtacactctttaaaggacggaggaAGTAATGGTGATTAGTGAAAGCCATGTCATGCTTGAATTGTTGCTGCATTTATTTTGATGCACTTATACTTGTAGGACTGTTTCACACCTAATTATAGTGGGAAACTGGCTCCTGAGAATCCAGGCCAGGACTACGAGATGGTGACGAGTGGATCACTAACATATACTATTAAACATGAAGCTTAATAGGACACTTGGATTGGGTGGGGGTGAGGACCTAGGGTAGCGCACAAGCCCTTGACTGAACGACCATGCTGCTTGCTTAGGCTTTTGATGCCTGATTGAAAAAGAGGCAACAATACTATTTATTCTATTCAAAGCTTAATCTTTCTATCTGCCTGCTGTCCTGATACACAAGGAACACAAGGGACACATCCTTGTAAAGGGCTAACCAAACAACTCAAAGAACTAAGAAATGTTTTTATCCCTAACAATTAGGACTGGCCAAATCTTTTattactgaaagggcaagtaattGCTGCCTTCCTAATGCCGAAGGGCGCTGACCGCCTCATGTCATATGTGTCTGCTGCATTAAGGCCCTCAGCCATAAGCCCATAACATCTGATTATAACCACATCAGAACATCAGTCCTATCTGCTTTTGAACCTTCCTCTTCTGTGTCAAGTTGctgtcaaatactccctccgtccggactTACTTGATGCTCAAATGGATGTATATAGCACtaaatatgtctagatacaaccgtttgagcgtcaagtaattctggacggaggaagtactagttagGTGGAAGTACCAATTGCAGAATAAAATATTTCTTCTTACTCTTATGTGCTTGTATTGACAGGGTTATTTCGTTTGCTTGCTTGCAGAGAAGCAAAACTAGCATATAGAGCTGAAGTTTTTGAGTTGCAGAGGCAGCTTGCAcggcagcaagcacaatttgataTGCTTGCAGGGCAAGCATCTTCGCTTATTCAAGGCAGACGAGCACGTGTATCAGCTATGTCTGCAGTTAGCGTGCAACTTATATCACTAGATGAGATACTTTCATCCAGAAACTTGGAGGTAATTTTCATTGTCTTGCATCCTTAACaattttattcatgtttttacttTTGATTGAATTGGTATGCGACAACAGGATAAAAGGCATGTTGTCTTCTTCCTTGTTATTTACTCTTGATCATGCTTCTTTCACCTTGGCTTCTGGTGTAGAACTTCTTTTTGATTCTGATGGTAGGAACTTCGTTTCATTGTTATGTTTGTACAACAACACCCTTCAAGTGGACACCAAGAGATAAACACCCAAAACACACCACACCTTCAAAACTGAGTGTTATTCCATGATAAGGCTTAACTAATAACATGCATACATAGCATGTTTCCTAAAGTGCCATGAAAATGTATCTCCTCTTTTTAAACACACCATTATTAATCTCGTAAACCTTCCGTAGCGCAAGGAGAATCCGTTTCAAAAGATCTCTCTGTTGAAGAAATCAAGAGTGTGGTTGTAGTTCTATTTCCAATGTGTGCCCTTGCCTAAATGTTTTGAAACGGAGCTAGGTAGTTGCTGTGTGCCCTTTATTTGGTTCATATAAATAACTTTAATTTGCTGCTGTGGATCTCTATCCTGTTATATAATTTTCCAACAATTTTGATTTGATGTTTTTGCTAACTTTCAGATGAATGCAGTTCTTGGAAGAATTACTGCTACAACCCAAGAATTGGCACATTATCATTCAGGAGACGGTATACACTCAAACTTGTGCATACAATTATACATAACATTGTATCGAGTAGTTctttatagtttgattaatatTCGTGATATGCATATGCAGAGGACAGTATATACTTGGCATATTCAGACTTCCATCCGTATGTTATTGGGGATTTGGCTTGTACAAAGGAGCTAAACCGGTGGTTCTCGAAGCAATTTGAGAAGGTACATTCTTTGTGGTTGTCATTGTTTGCAACAAACGAGATAACTTCTGTTTGTTCCAGAGTGGGCAAGCAGTGAACCATGTTCATCACTAATTACCTCACTTTCAAACTCCTACTATCTTGCTGCCTCTTGCAAATCCAACATAGGTAAATAATACAAGATAGTTAAAAAAGATCTGGTGTACACTTTTACCTATACTCAATTTTATTTAGTATTTTACTCGGTACTAACTTTTATTTTAGCCTTTTAGGtgcaaaaatatcatattcattataAAAAAAATACAGCATGTGCCTGTGAAGTTGGATATTTCCCTGTTTCCAATGTTGCATGAAGCTTTTTATGCTGAATAATATGTTTGCACTCCTTATCCATAATTTTCACCACCAGATTTTTGGGACTTATCTATTATCTTCTTATGCATAATTGTGCATCTCTGTTGCAGCCATACCTTATGTCTTGCTTTAGTACCACGTAACCACTTCGAAATGTTTAGTTGTTTAGTTTTGTTCTGTCATGTTGCCAGGGGCCATTTCGACTTGTTGCGGAGGAGGGGAAATCGAAATGTTCCTGGGTGAGTCTTGATGACATCACAAATGGCCTGGCAAGAGGTAAGAACCTTCTGCAGTAAATTGTTTGTAGTTGATCTCCCATAAAGGCATTACTCGAACTTCTGTAAAGGTCATAGATACTGTAATACTGTAACAACAGATTGTGCTTCAAGATGAACAGGTTATAACAGCCATGTTCTTGTATGCAGGAGATTCTGAAAAATCTCATCATCACCAACGTGTGGCTGAGTTGCAACGACTCCGTTCGATGTAAGTGTCTTTCGCTTCATAACTTTTCTTAATCTTTCTGCTAGCACCATGATATCAAGTGAAAACTCATGTTTAGGTGGAAAAATCTCTATCTTGATGTATGATTCCTATAATCTCATGATGTATCAAGTGAAAACTTTTGTTTAGGTGCAAACATGTGTGCTTTCATGTGTATTGTTGTATGAGCGATGGATTGAGAAGATCCATGAAATTTTGTGGTCATATTGATGTGAAATTTGTGAATGACCCGTGGAAACGTTTACCAGAGCTCTCACCACCTCATGGTCCACTAAATCTCTTATATCCATCATTTATCCAATGGTGCATGTAATTGCTTTCACGTTTGCACCTGATACCTCCCCTTTGGGCCAAATGTCCAAAACTGATGCAGGAAAACAATTGCCGATAATCATATTGAAGTTTAAAATTCTAATTTTCTTTGGTAACTACTACGAGCTATTCTTCTGTTATCTAGAAACTCTCCACTGAAAAGCAGGTACCCAAACAAGGTAACATTCGTTGGTGTCTCTACCAGATCAGATTTCATGACCAATTGCAACGGGTAGGCATTAGTCGTATCACATTGAGATCCAACAAATAAAAAGCTGCAATTCCTCCATTTGCATGCTGCATTTTGTATTTGCTATTGGTTTGTTGGTATATGTGTGTTTGTGGAATTGCATTGCCATTGTGTGTTCTTCAGTGTTATAAGCTCGTCAATGCTTAAAAGTGTCCATTTCGGGTTTTGATTTATTTTCAGCAGTCGTTTGATGTGGCCTGTGGGCTTACTCTAATTTATCAACAGATTTGCTACAAGTGAACGACAATGGATTGAAGCACAAGTTGAGAATGCTAAACAACACGCCATACTCCAAATTTTAAAATCTCAAGTATCCTCCGACGAGGCTCACATACATCGGGATATACATTCTCTTAGGTATATGTTATGTTACTCATCTTGATTGTGGTTCTATCTGTTTTTCAGATGTGTTCCTTTTATTTAACTGTGACATAATATCTGAAGAATAAGAAGGATCTTTCTGATCTCGGTTACCTCTTATCATCGCCTTTCATCTTCAGGAGAAAAAGTTCTGAGCTTGCTGGAGAACTCTCAACACTTACTCAAAAGGTGCAGCCTTTCATATCTGAGGTATGTGAACAAACACAGTTCCATCTTTAGAAATGCATTTTGTTACTAAGTTAAGTTTAAGTCTTGATCTGATAAACTGAAGTTTTAAACCTTTAATGCTACACCCATGCAGAATATTTTGTTCCTTAGAGGAATAGCACAAATTTAACAGCAGAATGTATAGGTTTGTTTGTTGAATATCAACATGTATTGGAGTTCAACTAAGTGTCCGACAACAGACTGGTTTTGCAGTGGTTTCAAACCCAGACTGACAACTGGTGGTATTTTTGCAATTTTCCCAAATCCATGTACGGAGTTGAGTTACCTCTTGCAGGACTAGAAACTACAAAATGTATTCTAACTTCTGTTTCAAAGACATATGGTGGTATTGTGAAATTGACTACTCCCTTGGAGTAATCTATGTGCTCATTTTTGGAGCTACCTACTGTTGTTTAGGAAATATGTTGGAGTGTGAATGTGCGATTGGTTCTTATCCAGAACACCATCCCACCAAAATACATTTTTAGCATTTTAGAGGGCATTGATGCCAATAAGAATTCTTACTGCAGTGCATCGACCATGCCCCAATTCTTCTCTTAGCATATGATAAATCTTTCATGGCATAAGCCTGTTTTGATCTATCTACTTCTCTCCTCCAGACCATACCATGCCTTTGTTCGGAACTTGCTCAACTTCAAGGCACATATATTTTGCAAGGTTAGCACAAAGTATTTCTATTTTTATCGTTGTTCTGTATGATTTTTTTTCTCTAACATGCTTCTGAACACCCAAATATTTAGGCGATTACGATTTAAAGGTCATGCGCCAGGAATACTATATCAACAGGCAGAAAACTGTAAGCACATCTTCACAATATATGCCATTTCTACAATCTTCGATGTGTTCTGTTTTTGTATGTTCTTATTGGTGGTATACCCTCTATTGTCATGAAACTAAGATGTGACTTAGTTTTTTATTCAGGAGTATGATTTCACTCAAGTTGTGTAaaaattattttgcttttggttaTAAACTCTGGAGCGATTCGAAAGCAATTGCATGAAATAAAATGATGGAGCGGCAATCACGCAGCATTTTGGTGCTTTCTTTTAGATTTAATTGGTGGCATGCGTTAGAAAAACTGATTTTATACTACTGTTGGGTTTTTCATTGCATGCAGAAGGTGGTCTACTGATCAATGAAATGCCAGTGTGTTGGTTTGTTTGGTGCTGTGCACCGATAGATGCCAATCAGAGTAAATTGCTGAAAGCCACCACATTTGTGGCAAGGATACTACAAAACTACCGCTTTTGTCAAAAATCACGAAAAACCACCACCTCCGCGGCAAGTGAGTAACAAATTGCACTAAATCAGACTTGAGCCATGACTAACAAcaaaactgacaggtgggacccgtcTGTCCGGGCTGATGTGGCGAAGACTAGTCCTAGTCGGTCATTGACTTGCTGAGGTGGACGGGGGCCCACCTGTAAGCCACCTCTTATCTCCTTCATCCCCACATTTTTCTCTCCCTCACCaccggcccactccggcgagacgGATCCGTCGCCGGGCCGTGGTCAAGTCTGGGGCCGCAGCTCGTCCTGCCCCGGGCagaggcagaggacaccgtcgcCGTTGCCGGCCGCGGTCGAGCCTGTGGTAGCCATGACCCGTCCATCCTAGGCCGAGGTAGAGGCCGCCGTCGCCATTGTCGGCCGCGGTTGAGCCTGAGGCCGCTGTCCGTCCCACTCCCGAACAAGGTAGATGCCTCGTTGCAGCTAGCGCTCGACCACGCTCCTCTCCCCCCAATCGTGAGCAAGGCGTACAAGTGGCCCGTGTGCGGCGGCGACTTTGACCCCGACGGCGTGGTGAACAACTGGATCCAGAGTGCAGGGAGGCGGGAAGGTCGAGGGCAGGGTAGGAGACCCCGGCGGTGTCGCTGGAGGGACTGCAGCCGGCAGCTCGGGCTCCGAGCAAGGCTCGCGCGCCGCCGGCATGGGTACCTCGACGGGAGGGACGCTCGCCGGAGCAGGAGGGCGCTCGCCGGAGTAGGAACGACGCTGCTCGCCAGCTAGGGCTCCAGGCTCGTGCGCCGCCGGCATGGCTACATCGGCGGGAGGGGCACTCGCCGGAGCTTGAGCGGATCTGCTCGCCGTTGACCTCGCATGGGTACCTCGCTGGACACCGGGAGCCTAGGCTGTCGCCGCCGGGGCAGGGCCGAAGTcaacgaggggagagagaggggaaaagaGATGTAAGCATGAAGAAAGAAGTgtgtggctgacatgtgggacccggtccACCTCAGCAGGCCAACACCTTAGTCTTTGCCACATCAGCCCGACAAACAGGCCCACCCGTCAGTTTTGCTGTTAGACGCTGCTCAGTTTTGAATTAGTGCAATTTGTTACTCACTTGCCGCGGAGATGGTGGTTTTTCGTGGTTTTTGACAAAAACGGTAGTTTTGCAGTATTCTTGCCACAAATGTGGTGGCTTTCAGCAATTTACTCTGTCAAATCACCTTCAGCAGATGGTGTTTTACAGCCAGTAGAAGTAATGATGTTTACTTGTTTACTGAATTTTGGTCT
This genomic window contains:
- the LOC123159545 gene encoding AUGMIN subunit 3, which gives rise to MSGAALCAALTELGFDGEDPLDADALEWPFQYEEARPLLAWICSCLRPSNVLSPSHLSQYEQLVEEGRLLEGEDLDSAFDSISAFSSKKDNQEAVFEAEETILDIREAKLAYRAEVFELQRQLARQQAQFDMLAGQASSLIQGRRARVSAMSAVSVQLISLDEILSSRNLEMNAVLGRITATTQELAHYHSGDEDSIYLAYSDFHPYVIGDLACTKELNRWFSKQFEKGPFRLVAEEGKSKCSWVSLDDITNGLARGDSEKSHHHQRVAELQRLRSIFATSERQWIEAQVENAKQHAILQILKSQVSSDEAHIHRDIHSLRRKSSELAGELSTLTQKVQPFISETIPCLCSELAQLQGTYILQGDYDLKVMRQEYYINRQKTFINHLVNQLARHQFLKIACQLERKHIASAHALLRVIESELHSYLSAVNTRLGHCNSLIQAASEVREQGAIDDRDTFLHAVRDLLCIHSNSQAAVPTYMSAHALVQQISALQSDLLSLQSELENTLPADRKRCINELCTLIQTVEQLLFASSTTAEPVLTPWPLMRALDDMENANAQVEVAVEEVTKARTQKIKIFENRAHEVGRERQVFVDFFSNHERLKNQVRELTSRVKALQE